One part of the Tolypothrix sp. NIES-4075 genome encodes these proteins:
- a CDS encoding class I SAM-dependent methyltransferase → MTDNIIQQQIAYYRARANEYDEWFYRLGRYDRGEEFNQRWRREVAVVKAALYQLKAADNILELACGTGIWTQELVKIGKKITAIDACEEVIEINRKKLLSSNVKYHQLDLFTWEPDIEYDLVFFAFWLSHVPPALLDLFLTKVYNSVRVGGQVFLVDSRFEPTSTAKNHIFESDKNIYQTRKLNNGEEFQIVKIFYQLDELYNKLLKVGFQADIKVTNNYFIYANATKI, encoded by the coding sequence ATGACAGATAATATTATTCAACAACAAATCGCGTATTATCGTGCCAGAGCAAACGAATATGATGAGTGGTTTTATCGGCTTGGTCGCTACGATCGCGGTGAAGAATTCAACCAGCGCTGGAGACGCGAAGTTGCTGTTGTCAAAGCCGCATTATATCAACTTAAAGCCGCAGATAACATCTTAGAATTAGCCTGTGGAACAGGTATCTGGACGCAAGAACTTGTCAAGATTGGCAAGAAAATTACTGCGATAGATGCTTGCGAGGAAGTAATTGAAATTAATCGCAAAAAGTTACTTTCATCCAATGTGAAATATCACCAACTTGATTTATTCACATGGGAACCGGATATTGAATATGATTTGGTATTTTTTGCTTTTTGGCTTTCTCATGTACCACCAGCATTACTTGATTTGTTTTTGACGAAAGTTTATAACTCTGTTCGCGTTGGCGGACAAGTTTTTTTGGTAGACTCACGCTTTGAGCCTACATCCACAGCCAAGAATCATATCTTTGAATCCGACAAAAACATTTATCAAACCCGGAAGTTAAATAATGGTGAAGAATTTCAGATAGTCAAGATTTTTTATCAGCTTGATGAACTTTATAACAAGTTGCTAAAAGTTGGGTTTCAGGCTGATATCAAGGTAACGAACAATTATTTTATTTATGCAAATGCAACAAAAATTTAG
- a CDS encoding sterol desaturase family protein, with protein MLEAIAVAWLLLFFGDFFSTFLYHIPEHVFGRLHLQTHHSWKKNFRHYAILTFNFQVLLDGILGALPYLLLAVFLWTFSPVGVICGLLFGQFHVWWRHISVLGWETPKFLKMLCQVLYITTPERHWLHHQKTNVGYGDIFTFFEQPAKIWMRSLRLLRLNLRSSLTLIQ; from the coding sequence ATGCTTGAGGCGATCGCTGTTGCTTGGCTACTACTGTTTTTCGGCGATTTTTTTTCTACCTTCTTATATCATATACCAGAACATGTTTTTGGTAGGCTTCACTTGCAAACGCACCACTCTTGGAAGAAAAACTTTCGCCATTACGCAATTTTAACTTTCAATTTCCAGGTTCTTTTAGATGGTATTTTGGGTGCTTTGCCATACTTGCTATTAGCAGTATTCTTATGGACTTTCTCTCCGGTTGGCGTTATTTGTGGGTTGCTTTTTGGTCAGTTTCATGTATGGTGGAGACACATAAGTGTCTTGGGTTGGGAAACTCCTAAGTTTTTGAAGATGCTGTGTCAGGTTTTATATATCACTACACCGGAAAGACATTGGCTACATCATCAAAAAACTAACGTCGGTTACGGTGATATTTTTACATTCTTTGAGCAACCGGCAAAAATTTGGATGCGATCGCTACGTCTTTTGCGACTAAATCTGCGTTCCTCGCTTACCCTGATACAGTAA
- the chrA gene encoding chromate efflux transporter, translated as MNSTIGRLSEVATLFFKLGIIGFGGPVAHIAMIESEVVKRRQWMTREHFLDLLGATNLIPGPNSTEMAIHVGYVYAGWLGLIVAGVCFILPAVLITGVFAWIYVNYGNLPQVAPLLYGIKPAVLAVILDALWRLGKKAVKSRYYLAIALGVAVLLLLKLSEVIALLIGGILGMIWLRSGDRNNTPPNTANFLIANLTYCAAFKTTAVSAATTAHTITNVSLWKLGLFFLKVGSVLFGGGFVLVAFLEGGLVQEYGWLTQQQLLDAIAIGQFTPGPVLSTATFIGYIIAGVQGAIVGTVGIFLPSFFFTAILNPLVPRLRASKWTSAFLDAVNVSAVALMFVVTLELAATTLIPKAAYVDFLAVAIAIISAVLLIRFRINAAWLVFGGAGISWVASLLGYTR; from the coding sequence ATGAATTCAACAATCGGTCGTTTGAGCGAAGTTGCCACGCTGTTTTTCAAGTTGGGTATCATCGGTTTCGGGGGTCCGGTTGCTCATATTGCGATGATTGAATCGGAAGTAGTCAAGCGGCGTCAGTGGATGACACGAGAGCATTTTCTTGACTTACTTGGAGCAACTAATTTGATTCCGGGTCCCAATTCTACAGAAATGGCGATTCATGTAGGATATGTCTACGCGGGATGGCTGGGGCTGATTGTTGCGGGTGTTTGCTTTATTTTACCTGCGGTGTTAATTACAGGTGTATTTGCCTGGATTTATGTTAACTATGGCAATTTGCCCCAAGTCGCTCCTTTACTATATGGAATTAAGCCTGCTGTTTTGGCGGTGATTTTGGATGCGCTTTGGCGTTTGGGAAAAAAAGCTGTAAAAAGTCGTTACTATTTGGCGATCGCCTTGGGTGTAGCAGTCTTATTATTGTTGAAACTCTCGGAAGTGATTGCCCTGTTAATTGGCGGTATCTTAGGTATGATTTGGTTGCGTAGTGGCGATCGCAATAATACCCCACCAAACACAGCAAATTTTCTCATCGCTAATTTAACTTATTGTGCGGCTTTTAAAACAACAGCAGTTAGTGCCGCAACTACTGCACATACAATAACAAATGTCTCTTTGTGGAAGCTGGGTTTATTTTTCCTGAAAGTCGGTAGTGTATTGTTTGGTGGTGGTTTTGTGTTGGTAGCGTTTTTGGAAGGTGGATTAGTTCAGGAATACGGCTGGTTAACGCAACAGCAGTTATTGGATGCGATCGCGATCGGTCAATTTACCCCAGGACCGGTTCTTTCTACCGCTACTTTTATCGGTTACATCATTGCAGGTGTTCAAGGTGCTATAGTGGGAACGGTGGGAATTTTCCTACCGTCGTTTTTTTTCACAGCTATTCTTAATCCGCTTGTTCCCCGCTTACGCGCTTCAAAATGGACAAGTGCATTTCTGGATGCGGTGAATGTCAGTGCTGTTGCGTTGATGTTTGTTGTTACTTTGGAATTAGCAGCAACGACTTTAATACCAAAAGCTGCGTATGTGGATTTTTTAGCTGTGGCGATCGCTATTATCTCAGCCGTATTGCTGATTCGCTTCCGCATCAATGCTGCATGGCTAGTTTTTGGTGGTGCGGGAATTAGCTGGGTAGCTTCGCTTTTAGGCTACACTCGATGA